The Desmonostoc muscorum LEGE 12446 genome includes a region encoding these proteins:
- a CDS encoding IS630 family transposase — MIFLREINPLSLKLLERIYRQSRYHQVRQRAHFLILANQGVELQELMKIFNVSYKTIYNWINRWESSGMVGLYNKLGRGRKRIFKPEQEAKIREWAKLEPRQLKKTLQKIKSEWDIEVSTETIKRILRNFYMTWHRMRRDVGGEPDPIEYKEKSAQLTEFKRLEDEGKINLYYLDETGFCLIPSVPYGWQDIGEYLTITSRRSARLNVLGIMNRNNHLEAYVSFQSINSDVIIACIDTFFPQVDKPTVIVVDQSSIHTSDMIIDKVEEWQERGITIFQLPSYSPELNLIEILWRFIKYQWLEIDAYKNWQTFVASVENILREFGKNYVINFV; from the coding sequence ATGATTTTTTTGAGAGAAATCAATCCTCTTTCTTTGAAACTACTGGAGCGAATATATCGCCAAAGCAGATATCATCAGGTGCGCCAAAGAGCACATTTCTTAATTTTAGCTAATCAAGGAGTAGAGTTACAAGAATTAATGAAAATATTTAATGTTAGTTATAAGACTATCTATAACTGGATAAATCGTTGGGAATCATCAGGGATGGTTGGACTTTATAATAAACTAGGAAGAGGTAGAAAACGAATATTTAAACCAGAACAAGAAGCAAAAATTAGAGAGTGGGCGAAACTTGAACCAAGACAATTAAAAAAGACGCTACAAAAAATTAAATCAGAATGGGATATTGAAGTTAGCACTGAAACTATTAAAAGAATATTAAGAAATTTTTATATGACTTGGCATCGAATGCGACGAGATGTTGGAGGAGAGCCAGATCCTATAGAATACAAGGAAAAATCTGCACAGTTAACAGAGTTTAAACGATTAGAAGACGAAGGTAAAATTAACTTATATTACTTAGACGAAACCGGATTTTGTTTAATTCCTTCTGTTCCTTATGGATGGCAAGATATCGGAGAGTACTTAACTATTACTAGTCGCCGTAGTGCGCGCCTAAATGTTTTAGGAATCATGAATCGAAATAATCACCTTGAAGCTTATGTCTCTTTTCAAAGTATCAATTCAGATGTGATTATTGCTTGCATTGATACTTTCTTTCCCCAAGTAGATAAACCGACGGTAATTGTTGTTGATCAATCCTCTATTCATACCAGTGATATGATTATTGATAAAGTTGAAGAATGGCAAGAACGTGGCATTACCATCTTTCAATTACCTTCCTATTCACCAGAGCTAAATTTGATTGAAATTTTGTGGCGGTTTATTAAGTATCAATGGCTCGAAATAGATGCTTACAAAAATTGGCAAACCTTTGTCGCATCTGTCGAAAATATTCTCCGAGAATTTGGTAAAAACTATGTAATTAATTTTGTTTAG
- a CDS encoding XisH family protein produces the protein MPAKDIYHDAVKNSLIQEGWIITDDPLHLKWGQKDMYVDLGAKQLLAAEQGTKKIAVEIKSFVSPSEMADLKNAIGGFILYRAVISRLEPDRISN, from the coding sequence ATGCCTGCAAAAGATATCTATCACGATGCTGTTAAAAATTCTTTAATTCAAGAAGGTTGGATAATTACAGATGACCCTCTACATTTAAAATGGGGTCAAAAAGATATGTATGTAGATTTAGGAGCAAAACAACTTTTGGCGGCAGAACAAGGAACTAAAAAAATAGCCGTAGAAATTAAAAGTTTTGTCAGTCCTTCAGAAATGGCAGACCTCAAAAATGCCATCGGCGGATTTATTCTGTATCGTGCTGTTATCAGTCGCCTAGAACCTGATAGAATAAGTAATTAA
- a CDS encoding PIN domain-containing protein, whose product MYLLDTDILIDVQRGHTPAIAWFASLPEVPSIPGFVVMELIQNAQNTQRVRNTLKLVAPLPVIWPSETDCVLALSNFTSYHLSDNLGLLDALIAACAVGRGATLCTFNIKHYRVIPDLITAQPYTR is encoded by the coding sequence ATGTACTTATTGGATACAGACATTCTGATTGATGTTCAGCGCGGTCACACTCCTGCAATTGCTTGGTTTGCCAGCCTTCCAGAAGTACCGAGCATTCCTGGCTTTGTTGTTATGGAACTCATCCAAAATGCTCAAAATACTCAACGAGTCCGCAATACTCTCAAGCTCGTTGCTCCCCTACCCGTGATTTGGCCTAGTGAAACTGATTGTGTGCTTGCTCTATCAAATTTCACCAGCTATCACCTATCAGATAATTTAGGCTTACTTGATGCTTTGATTGCCGCTTGCGCGGTTGGCAGAGGAGCTACGCTGTGTACTTTCAATATCAAACATTATAGGGTTATACCTGACCTTATTACAGCACAACCTTACACACGCTGA
- a CDS encoding glycosyltransferase produces the protein MGRSTYQPSKNISFHRRLKATIVVLLVWGSVSLLHWLPETQWFLLGLTAILTVQTLRMLLAKPVAALMESEIYLPPVSILVPAKNESLVLSNLVYSLCQLNYPRDFLDIWVVDDGSTDETPQVLRELQTQFPALQVHRRESKGGKSGALNAVFPFTQGEIILVCDADAQLPAHFLRQTVPLFQKQAIGAVQVRKAISNANNNFLTRCQQMEMNCDSFLQTHRIAISGMSELRGNGMLVRRELLEKCQGWNENTVTDDLDLCFKLYLAGAEIEFVTVPSIQEEGVTTWEKLWYQRCRWAEGGYQRYLDYFPQILNLGWAKEIDLLLFFLLQFILPIGLIPDLLWTIFYSHHPVLFPLQTLLSIILTIAFIAGLYQFQNLRGWSLLWATIQGSLYMVHWIPVMIVTTLKMCVQKERSRWVKTEHRGQNPDSDYRNK, from the coding sequence GTGGGAAGAAGTACTTATCAGCCCAGTAAAAATATTAGCTTTCATCGCCGTCTCAAAGCAACCATAGTAGTTTTATTGGTTTGGGGTAGCGTGAGTTTGCTGCACTGGCTACCAGAAACACAATGGTTTTTGCTGGGATTAACGGCAATCCTGACTGTGCAAACGTTACGGATGCTGTTAGCAAAACCAGTTGCGGCGCTGATGGAGAGTGAGATTTATTTACCGCCAGTCTCGATTTTAGTTCCGGCTAAAAATGAGAGTCTAGTCTTGTCTAATCTAGTTTACAGCTTATGCCAATTGAATTATCCCAGGGATTTCCTAGATATCTGGGTTGTTGATGACGGCAGTACCGATGAAACCCCCCAGGTTTTGAGAGAATTACAAACTCAATTTCCAGCTTTACAAGTTCATCGACGGGAATCAAAAGGTGGTAAATCAGGGGCATTGAATGCGGTTTTTCCCTTTACCCAAGGGGAGATTATCCTAGTTTGTGATGCTGATGCTCAGTTACCTGCCCATTTTCTCCGGCAAACAGTACCTCTGTTTCAGAAGCAAGCGATCGGTGCAGTGCAAGTGCGAAAAGCGATTTCTAATGCTAATAACAATTTCTTAACCCGTTGTCAGCAGATGGAAATGAACTGTGATAGCTTTCTGCAAACCCATCGCATTGCTATTAGTGGAATGTCTGAACTGCGGGGTAATGGGATGTTAGTTAGGCGGGAATTGTTAGAAAAGTGTCAAGGTTGGAATGAGAACACCGTCACCGATGATTTGGATCTTTGTTTCAAACTGTATTTAGCAGGTGCGGAAATTGAGTTTGTTACAGTTCCATCAATTCAGGAAGAAGGTGTAACTACTTGGGAAAAACTTTGGTATCAACGCTGTCGTTGGGCTGAAGGTGGCTATCAGCGTTACCTGGATTATTTTCCGCAAATTCTTAATTTAGGTTGGGCGAAAGAAATTGATTTACTATTGTTTTTTCTATTGCAATTTATTCTGCCAATTGGACTAATCCCCGATTTACTTTGGACAATATTTTATAGCCATCATCCAGTTTTATTTCCACTGCAAACACTACTCAGCATCATTCTGACAATTGCTTTTATTGCTGGACTTTACCAATTTCAAAATTTACGAGGATGGTCTTTGCTTTGGGCAACAATTCAAGGGTCATTATACATGGTGCATTGGATTCCTGTGATGATTGTGACGACTTTAAAGATGTGTGTGCAAAAAGAGCGATCGCGCTGGGTGAAAACTGAGCATCGTGGTCAAAATCCTGACAGTGATTATAGAAATAAATAA
- a CDS encoding N-acyl-D-amino-acid deacylase family protein produces MLDLLIQNGLVFDGLGSPPVRGDIGIENGRIVTLAPSLTTPAREVVDASGLWVTPGFIDIHTHYDLELEIAPGLSESVRHGVTSVVIGNCSLSVAIAQPQILADIFQRVETLSHRLIAKWLQKSVSWQTPAEYLQHLQQLPLGPNVAPMFGHSALRAHVMGLERSLTVQPTKFELKLMQRIARDALDAGFIGISIDMFPWHRMSGEWQGCTIPSQHAKFKEYAMLADLCRRCDRVFQVTPNLQRLASFVDILRMGSGIGQKPLRLTVLSALDAVHDRKLWRIFSPLLFIWNRLLNGNVRFQTLTEPFTIYSDGSVTPLFEEFSTGAQLNGCQSPEERQQLWASEIFRRQFRQEWLSKRRKSFHRQLDLMEVIYCPEASWQGLSFAQIARQKQQEPVDLFIHALQKYDTDLRWVATGANDRLKPRLAMMQHPHILPGFTDAGAHVRNLGYYDGALSLLKQAVATKFLSPEAAICRVTGEPAGWFRLDTGVLKVGAKADIVLLDPNALNQPISPQVQISDPVLDGELRMVKRGSDEIVQGVYINGVRVVCRGEVSDRLGREKLGTVLCPG; encoded by the coding sequence ATGTTAGATTTGCTGATTCAAAACGGGTTAGTTTTCGATGGCTTAGGCTCTCCACCTGTTCGCGGAGATATCGGCATTGAAAATGGACGTATTGTCACCCTCGCACCTTCCTTAACTACCCCAGCGCGTGAAGTGGTTGATGCTTCTGGGTTATGGGTGACACCGGGATTTATAGATATTCATACCCACTACGATTTAGAGTTAGAAATTGCACCAGGATTGAGCGAATCAGTTCGTCATGGTGTTACCAGTGTGGTTATTGGTAACTGTAGCTTGTCTGTTGCGATCGCCCAACCCCAAATCCTGGCTGATATTTTTCAGAGGGTAGAGACACTTTCCCATCGGCTGATTGCAAAATGGCTACAAAAGTCGGTTTCCTGGCAGACACCAGCAGAATATTTACAGCATTTGCAACAGTTACCCCTTGGCCCCAATGTTGCCCCAATGTTTGGACACAGTGCTTTACGCGCTCATGTGATGGGATTAGAACGCAGCTTAACGGTTCAGCCGACAAAATTTGAACTAAAACTTATGCAGCGCATAGCCAGAGATGCTTTAGACGCTGGCTTTATTGGCATTTCTATTGATATGTTTCCTTGGCATCGGATGAGTGGAGAATGGCAAGGTTGCACAATTCCCTCTCAACACGCGAAATTTAAAGAATATGCGATGTTAGCGGATTTGTGTCGGCGGTGCGATCGCGTTTTTCAAGTCACACCCAATTTACAAAGACTCGCTTCCTTTGTGGATATTCTGCGTATGGGTTCAGGGATTGGACAAAAACCACTGCGGCTAACTGTCCTCTCTGCTTTAGATGCCGTACACGATCGCAAACTATGGCGAATATTTTCCCCCCTACTTTTTATTTGGAATCGGCTTCTAAATGGGAATGTGCGCTTTCAAACCCTTACCGAACCCTTCACCATTTACTCTGATGGATCTGTGACTCCCTTATTTGAAGAATTTTCCACAGGCGCACAACTCAATGGCTGTCAGTCACCAGAGGAAAGGCAACAACTATGGGCATCGGAAATTTTTCGTCGTCAGTTTCGCCAAGAATGGCTCAGTAAACGGCGTAAATCATTCCATCGCCAATTAGATTTGATGGAAGTTATTTATTGTCCCGAAGCAAGTTGGCAAGGGTTAAGTTTTGCCCAAATTGCTCGTCAAAAGCAACAAGAACCAGTGGATTTATTTATCCACGCATTACAAAAATACGATACAGATTTACGCTGGGTGGCGACAGGAGCAAACGATCGCCTAAAACCCCGTTTAGCGATGATGCAGCATCCTCATATTTTGCCTGGTTTTACCGATGCTGGCGCTCACGTGCGTAACCTGGGCTACTATGATGGAGCTTTGTCTTTGCTCAAACAAGCAGTTGCAACGAAGTTCCTTTCACCTGAAGCTGCGATTTGCCGCGTTACCGGAGAACCTGCTGGTTGGTTTCGTCTTGATACGGGAGTTCTGAAAGTTGGTGCGAAAGCGGATATAGTTTTACTCGATCCCAATGCTTTAAATCAGCCAATTAGCCCCCAGGTGCAGATATCAGATCCGGTTTTAGATGGTGAACTTCGGATGGTTAAGCGTGGTTCGGATGAGATTGTGCAAGGGGTTTATATTAATGGGGTTCGGGTTGTTTGTCGGGGTGAAGTGAGCGATCGCTTGGGGCGTGAAAAGTTGGGAACGGTTTTGTGTCCCGGTTGA
- a CDS encoding ankyrin repeat domain-containing protein, whose protein sequence is MMQIHIYAQQGDIAGVARKMANGVDINRLDESSQQTPLMCAVSSVNAGIDMIRFLLEHGANVNAVEEESQNTVLGLAVQSGNLDKIQLILDAGADIHYQSPDGYDVLINAMHGRDILQDQNLISILNLLISRGAAVNGMSSYGETAIKVAAHLGRFDAVKLLLNAGANPEQLGWTELMHAIVFGSLEQVELLLEQGADQDVRDCWHRTPWLLSLQVGELAKAKLLLAVGANHNDVGNCGKTPLMYAIENNRLEVLQWLIAEGFDIEATDDFSNTALIIAAERGATDCVRILLAAGANPSRINNCDDKAIKIATNLEIVRMLVAAGEDVSDINDGMRRSLTGIANSKFSLSQLSPKQYFAGKHPRFGKANPELMKIPFWQAMICEGCSAYTAKNIFNDRENWQDKVWCYDRFGRTITQLPDGRIVEIAGEHEDYYDPDFCIYNDVVVYQGDGNFQIFGYPKHIFPPTDFHSATLVGKYIYIIGSLGYADARIYNETPVYRLHIHTFKIEQLETTGDKPGWISRHKAYYKEPEKIYITGGKLCVMDNEKSEDYIDNLDDYVLDLINLTWSRATV, encoded by the coding sequence ATGATGCAAATTCATATTTATGCACAGCAAGGAGATATTGCAGGAGTCGCACGTAAAATGGCCAATGGTGTTGATATTAATCGTCTAGACGAGTCTTCCCAGCAAACACCATTAATGTGTGCGGTTAGTAGTGTAAATGCAGGTATTGATATGATTCGCTTCCTCTTGGAACATGGCGCGAATGTGAATGCTGTTGAAGAAGAATCTCAAAATACCGTACTTGGGTTGGCTGTGCAGTCAGGAAATCTAGATAAAATCCAATTGATTCTGGATGCTGGAGCGGATATTCACTATCAAAGCCCAGACGGATATGATGTCTTAATCAATGCTATGCATGGTCGAGATATCTTACAGGATCAAAACTTAATATCAATTTTAAATTTACTTATCTCTAGAGGTGCTGCTGTCAATGGCATGAGTAGCTATGGTGAGACTGCAATTAAAGTAGCGGCTCATCTAGGAAGATTTGATGCTGTCAAATTACTATTGAACGCAGGTGCTAACCCAGAGCAGCTGGGATGGACGGAATTAATGCACGCTATAGTTTTTGGGAGCTTAGAGCAAGTCGAGTTATTGTTAGAACAAGGCGCAGATCAAGATGTGCGTGATTGTTGGCATAGAACCCCTTGGCTGTTGAGTCTTCAGGTGGGTGAACTAGCTAAAGCCAAATTACTCCTAGCTGTGGGAGCAAATCACAACGATGTGGGAAACTGCGGCAAAACGCCGTTAATGTATGCCATAGAAAACAATAGACTCGAAGTCCTACAGTGGCTCATTGCAGAGGGATTTGATATTGAAGCCACTGATGACTTTAGTAACACTGCGTTAATCATCGCAGCCGAGCGTGGTGCCACTGATTGCGTCAGAATTTTACTAGCCGCTGGCGCAAACCCCAGCAGAATCAATAATTGCGATGACAAAGCCATTAAGATAGCGACTAATCTAGAAATTGTCAGAATGTTAGTTGCAGCTGGTGAAGATGTGAGCGATATTAATGATGGTATGCGGCGATCGCTCACCGGCATTGCCAACAGCAAATTCTCATTATCACAATTATCGCCAAAACAATATTTTGCTGGCAAACATCCGCGCTTTGGTAAAGCCAATCCAGAATTGATGAAAATCCCCTTTTGGCAGGCGATGATTTGTGAGGGTTGTTCTGCTTATACAGCCAAAAATATTTTTAACGATAGAGAGAATTGGCAAGATAAAGTATGGTGCTACGATCGATTTGGCAGAACCATTACACAATTACCAGATGGCAGAATTGTAGAAATTGCTGGTGAACACGAAGACTACTATGACCCTGATTTTTGTATATATAACGATGTTGTAGTTTATCAAGGTGATGGTAATTTTCAGATTTTTGGTTATCCCAAACATATTTTTCCACCAACTGATTTTCATTCAGCTACATTAGTTGGAAAATACATATATATCATTGGCAGTTTAGGATATGCTGATGCAAGAATCTATAATGAAACTCCAGTTTATAGATTACATATCCACACCTTTAAAATCGAACAATTAGAAACCACTGGGGATAAACCAGGATGGATCAGTAGACACAAAGCTTACTACAAAGAACCAGAGAAAATTTATATTACTGGCGGTAAATTGTGTGTAATGGATAATGAAAAATCAGAAGATTATATAGATAACTTGGATGATTACGTCTTAGATTTAATCAACTTAACTTGGAGTCGTGCTACTGTTTAA
- a CDS encoding type IV toxin-antitoxin system AbiEi family antitoxin produces MHPSNPLFQKCLAYLESLPNIKAVIKEEPYCSNEALADGQLIINTSHTTVNYICEIKTGLTNDLIEQVAEYLANLGKKLNHGQRPLLITRRLSSLVVDQLLERNIEFIDVDGNIYLNSPEIYIVVRNQVLKDSTNKSLEITAAALQVIYVLLKQPRCISVKEYLDEKIAYIAGVTPKTIKNTLTKLQELDYIRRKNRGYEIINYLKLLERWELGYSEILRAKLLLGTFTPIGKRNFSEVEAEIKEYADVYGYLIGGELAASIITQYLRPISATLHLNKNINDRQIAVKLKLKPDSEGKIVLLQSFGHDNCQQNEFRNLAKNIVHPLLIHAELVRTGNSRLKETAQIIYNKYIEEINQNND; encoded by the coding sequence ATGCACCCAAGTAACCCACTGTTTCAGAAATGTCTTGCTTATCTTGAATCGCTACCCAATATTAAGGCAGTCATCAAAGAAGAACCTTATTGTTCTAATGAAGCTCTAGCAGATGGGCAATTAATTATTAACACATCTCATACAACTGTCAATTATATATGTGAAATTAAAACTGGACTTACCAATGATTTAATTGAGCAAGTTGCAGAATATTTGGCAAATTTAGGTAAAAAACTAAATCATGGACAAAGACCTTTGCTCATTACACGTAGGTTATCTAGTTTAGTTGTCGATCAACTTTTAGAAAGAAATATTGAGTTTATTGATGTTGATGGCAACATTTATTTGAATAGTCCAGAAATTTATATAGTAGTTCGCAATCAAGTTTTAAAAGACAGCACAAATAAATCTTTAGAAATTACGGCTGCCGCTTTGCAAGTCATATATGTTTTGCTGAAGCAGCCAAGATGTATTTCTGTGAAAGAATATTTAGATGAAAAAATCGCTTACATTGCTGGTGTTACTCCAAAAACAATAAAAAACACACTGACAAAACTTCAAGAGCTAGATTATATTAGACGTAAGAATAGAGGGTATGAAATCATTAATTATCTTAAACTTCTTGAGCGATGGGAGTTAGGATACTCTGAAATATTACGTGCAAAATTACTACTTGGAACATTTACTCCTATAGGGAAACGAAATTTCTCCGAGGTTGAAGCTGAGATTAAAGAATATGCAGATGTATATGGATATTTAATAGGTGGTGAACTTGCTGCCTCAATAATAACCCAATATCTTCGCCCTATTAGTGCGACGCTACATCTCAATAAAAATATCAACGATCGTCAGATAGCAGTCAAGCTAAAGCTAAAGCCTGATTCTGAGGGAAAGATTGTGTTGCTTCAAAGTTTTGGTCACGACAACTGCCAACAAAATGAATTTAGAAACTTGGCAAAGAATATTGTTCACCCATTACTAATTCATGCAGAATTAGTTCGGACTGGCAACAGTCGATTAAAAGAAACTGCTCAAATTATTTACAATAAATATATTGAAGAAATAAATCAAAATAATGATTGA
- a CDS encoding VOC family protein yields MSHQPQIDQQITFFYTHDLKASTEFYEQKLGLELWLDQGTCRIYTITGSGYLGLCQASETSISSPENQSSVIFTLVTQQVDEWFEYLQERGVKFEKPPTMNNKYNIYHCFLRDPSGYLIEIQRFETNHEKRHN; encoded by the coding sequence ATGTCTCATCAACCGCAAATCGATCAACAGATTACCTTCTTTTATACTCACGATCTCAAGGCATCCACAGAATTCTACGAACAAAAGCTAGGCTTGGAGTTGTGGCTTGATCAAGGAACCTGTCGAATTTATACTATTACTGGCTCTGGATACTTGGGATTGTGCCAAGCAAGCGAAACATCAATTTCTTCACCTGAAAACCAATCAAGTGTTATTTTTACCTTGGTAACACAACAGGTAGATGAGTGGTTTGAATATCTCCAAGAACGTGGTGTCAAATTTGAAAAGCCACCTACAATGAATAATAAGTATAATATTTATCATTGTTTTTTACGTGATCCCAGTGGTTATTTGATAGAAATTCAACGTTTTGAGACTAATCACGAAAAAAGACATAACTAA
- a CDS encoding YybH family protein, whose protein sequence is MSVLLVLGIWNLPQYALADVNPQEINAIIRTRDIALEALNSRDFAKIQPYLHPNFTITTVDNQIFHKVPEFEKYWNQQFSGSIKDIKMQLKGDSFRTFLTPEIDVASGEAIASFFFKDGKAADMALRWTAVLQKLQDKWTIQSLHFSSNLLNNPVLNAAQQLGRILAVAAGVGGFVLGAVTMLLLRRRTKPRTERI, encoded by the coding sequence TTGAGTGTTTTGTTAGTGTTGGGAATTTGGAATCTACCCCAATACGCTCTGGCAGATGTTAACCCACAGGAGATAAATGCAATTATTCGCACACGGGATATTGCCCTGGAAGCCCTAAATAGTCGTGATTTTGCTAAAATACAGCCTTACTTGCACCCAAATTTCACAATCACAACAGTTGATAATCAGATTTTTCACAAAGTTCCTGAGTTTGAGAAGTACTGGAATCAGCAGTTTTCCGGTTCCATTAAAGATATCAAAATGCAACTAAAGGGAGATAGTTTCAGAACATTTCTGACTCCAGAGATAGATGTTGCCTCTGGAGAAGCGATCGCATCTTTCTTTTTCAAAGATGGCAAAGCGGCTGATATGGCGTTGCGATGGACAGCTGTGCTGCAAAAACTCCAAGATAAATGGACGATTCAATCGCTGCATTTCTCCTCCAATCTGCTGAATAACCCAGTGTTGAATGCTGCTCAACAATTGGGGCGGATTCTAGCAGTTGCAGCCGGGGTAGGCGGTTTCGTTCTGGGCGCGGTGACAATGCTACTATTACGTCGCAGGACTAAGCCACGAACCGAAAGGATATAG
- a CDS encoding XisI protein, whose protein sequence is MDTLDNYRRIIKEVLVPYTQIPYSYAVIECKTVFDSENDSYLLITLGWDGAKRIHGCLVHIDIIDGKIWVQRDDTEDGVTYELEAAGIPKDKIVLGFHPQNVRQYTGYAVT, encoded by the coding sequence ATGGATACCTTAGATAACTATCGACGCATCATCAAAGAGGTATTAGTACCTTATACACAAATTCCTTATTCCTACGCAGTCATTGAGTGTAAAACAGTCTTTGATAGCGAAAATGACAGCTATTTGCTGATAACTCTTGGTTGGGACGGAGCTAAAAGAATTCACGGTTGCTTAGTTCATATTGACATTATCGATGGCAAAATCTGGGTACAACGGGATGATACAGAAGATGGTGTTACCTATGAATTAGAAGCTGCTGGAATTCCTAAAGATAAAATTGTCTTAGGATTTCACCCGCAAAATGTCAGGCAATATACGGGATATGCTGTTACATAA
- a CDS encoding bestrophin family protein, producing the protein MSAVNLKWIDTKLQLKGSVVKAIYKKVLWCGIFGFFVSVLYHWKLPVSQPILGSVIPSIVLGLLLVFRTNTAYERFWEGRKCWGSLVNNIRNLARQIWVSIDEISPDDKDKKITALNLLVAFAVATKLHLRGESVNDELEELMPSSKYVKLKIMNNPPIEVAFWIADYLQQQYNRNCINSYQLTAMQELLNNLVDNLGACERILKTPMPLAYAIHLKQLLSLYCLLLPFQIVSSLGWWTGLIAALVGFTVFGIEAIGLEIENPFGYDANDLPLDAICNTMKRNIDDLTSLTPNARSPENNVTY; encoded by the coding sequence ATGAGTGCTGTAAACCTGAAATGGATAGACACAAAATTACAACTTAAGGGTTCAGTAGTAAAGGCGATTTATAAAAAGGTTCTATGGTGTGGAATTTTTGGATTTTTCGTTTCTGTACTTTATCATTGGAAGCTGCCTGTATCCCAACCTATTTTAGGAAGCGTTATCCCTAGTATTGTTTTGGGTTTGTTACTTGTATTTCGTACAAATACTGCTTATGAACGATTTTGGGAAGGTAGGAAATGCTGGGGTTCTCTAGTAAATAATATCCGAAACCTGGCGCGGCAAATTTGGGTATCAATTGATGAAATATCCCCAGATGATAAAGACAAGAAAATTACAGCATTAAATTTATTGGTAGCTTTTGCTGTGGCAACTAAATTACATTTGCGCGGAGAATCTGTCAATGATGAATTAGAAGAATTAATGCCATCTAGTAAGTATGTGAAACTGAAGATTATGAATAATCCTCCCATAGAAGTAGCTTTTTGGATAGCAGATTATTTACAGCAGCAATACAATCGTAACTGCATCAATAGCTACCAATTAACAGCCATGCAAGAATTATTAAATAATCTTGTGGATAATTTAGGTGCTTGTGAACGCATTTTAAAAACACCAATGCCCCTGGCTTATGCAATTCATCTGAAGCAATTACTGTCACTATATTGTTTACTACTACCATTTCAAATTGTGAGTAGTCTCGGTTGGTGGACAGGCTTAATTGCTGCTTTAGTTGGTTTTACAGTGTTTGGTATTGAAGCCATCGGTTTGGAAATAGAAAATCCCTTTGGTTATGATGCCAATGACTTACCCCTAGATGCAATCTGCAATACAATGAAACGCAACATCGACGATTTAACGAGCTTGACTCCAAATGCGCGATCGCCAGAAAATAATGTGACCTATTGA